A genomic segment from Peribacillus sp. ACCC06369 encodes:
- a CDS encoding exodeoxyribonuclease VII small subunit — translation MTKKQEATFEEAMENLEKIVEQLEEGDVPLEEAISIYKQGMDLSRLCHSKLKAVEDQLTQILREDGELENFTVQEEE, via the coding sequence ATGACAAAAAAACAGGAAGCCACTTTTGAAGAAGCAATGGAGAATCTTGAGAAAATTGTAGAACAGTTGGAAGAAGGCGATGTGCCCTTAGAGGAAGCCATCTCCATATATAAACAAGGAATGGATTTATCCAGGCTTTGTCACTCAAAGCTTAAGGCGGTTGAAGATCAGTTGACTCAAATTTTGCGCGAAGATGGGGAACTCGAAAACTTCACTGT